In the Helicobacter colisuis genome, CACCACATTTCTAAATACAATCACACTCCAGATGTTCCACAAAATTATTTTGCTCCCACAGATTCCACTCCCACAAGAATCCTCATCATCTCTCAAACCCAAAATGATTCTAGCCTAATTTATGGCAATGCCAATGCATTCACCACCGCCCAAATCATCCAAGATGCACTCACAGAAAATCCAAATTGTGAAATTTATCTCAAAATTCACCCCGATGTGCTAAGTGGTCGCAAAAAATCTGACTTCAATCCAAGCGAGATTCCCGCGCAAATCAAACTTATCTATGAAGATTTTAATCCCATATCCTTACTAAAGCACTTTAAAAAAGTCTATACCAAAACTTCTCAAATGGGCTTTGAATCCCTATTAGTAGGCTGTGAATGCGTATGCTATGGAATGCCCTTTTATGCAGGTTGGGGATTGACTATTGACAAACAAACTTGCCCTAGACGCAAACGCAAATTAAAATTAGAAGAAGTTTTTGCAGCAAGTTATATTCTTTATTCTCATTATTATAATCCCTTTTACGAAAGAAAAAGCGATATTTTAGATACCTTGCAAACCCTTATTTGCTACAAACATTACTATATAAAAACCCACAAAAAAGCCTTTATGTTTGGATTCTCCACTTGGAAGCATACATTTATCCCACCCTTTATGCCAAATTTTAATCCCAAAAATATTATTTTTATTAATCCCCTTTTTAGCTCTCATCTTAAAGTTGCATTCAAAAAAGGCTTACTCCAAGAAGCCCTTAAACAAAACTGCAAAATTTTCATTTGGGGGCGAAAATCCTTTAGCGAAATCGAAACCTTTGCCAAAGAACACTCAATCCCACTCACACGCGTAGAAGATGGCTTCATTCGCTCCATTTCATTAGGCTCTGATCTCACACGCCCTTTTTCTCAAGTCTTTGATGAATGCGGAATCTACTTTGATGCCACCACTCAAAGCGATCTAGAAACTATTCTGAACCACACCACCTTCAACCAAACTCTGCTTGAAGAAGCAAAAATTTTAAAAGATAAGATTCTTACAAGCAAAATCTCTAAATACAATACCAATCCTCATAAATTCCTCAATCTCCCCCCAAATCAACTCAAGATTCTAATCCCTGGGCAAGTGGAAGATGATGCCTCTATCATCTATGGTGCTAAAGGACGCACTAATTTATCACTACTCAAAGAAGTGCGAGAAAAAAATCCAAAAGCCTATATTCTCTACAAACCTCATCCTGATGTGCTAAGCGGAAATCGAATCGGAAATATCCCCTCTTCTATCGTGCTACAATATTGTGATGAGATTCTAATTGACATTAGCCTACCTTCTTGCCTAGAGGCTGTTGATGAAGTGCATACACTCACTTCTTTAAGCGGATTTGAAGCCCTACTATATGGCAAAAGGGTGGTTACTTATGGAATGCCCTTTTATGCAGGTTGGGGATTAACTATTGATCAACAAACTTGCCCTAGACGCACAAGAAAGCTAACGCTTAATGAGCTCATTGCCGGTGCTTATATCCTCTATCCTCGCTATATCCACCCAAAGACACTACAACTA is a window encoding:
- a CDS encoding capsular polysaccharide biosynthesis protein, which gives rise to MLLFSTSKKLIQNAKNFYPNLSHCNLAQKHKPKTTFLGWGCKKSGKNALFLSKKFGGSYLLLEDGFIRSFGLGIEGSPSFSIVQDNLGIYYDSTTKSQLENILNTYDFNTNPTLLKTAKEAIHLITTHHISKYNHTPDVPQNYFAPTDSTPTRILIISQTQNDSSLIYGNANAFTTAQIIQDALTENPNCEIYLKIHPDVLSGRKKSDFNPSEIPAQIKLIYEDFNPISLLKHFKKVYTKTSQMGFESLLVGCECVCYGMPFYAGWGLTIDKQTCPRRKRKLKLEEVFAASYILYSHYYNPFYERKSDILDTLQTLICYKHYYIKTHKKAFMFGFSTWKHTFIPPFMPNFNPKNIIFINPLFSSHLKVAFKKGLLQEALKQNCKIFIWGRKSFSEIETFAKEHSIPLTRVEDGFIRSISLGSDLTRPFSQVFDECGIYFDATTQSDLETILNHTTFNQTLLEEAKILKDKILTSKISKYNTNPHKFLNLPPNQLKILIPGQVEDDASIIYGAKGRTNLSLLKEVREKNPKAYILYKPHPDVLSGNRIGNIPSSIVLQYCDEILIDISLPSCLEAVDEVHTLTSLSGFEALLYGKRVVTYGMPFYAGWGLTIDQQTCPRRTRKLTLNELIAGAYILYPRYIHPKTLQLCHPIALIDALEEEKQKLQNNRFYALKKRLYSLLSRKSQRLLRLLAIK